A window of the Phycicoccus sp. M110.8 genome harbors these coding sequences:
- a CDS encoding endonuclease/exonuclease/phosphatase family protein, which yields MTRLVLLTYNIHSGIGLDGVLDLARIADVVEASGAQVVALQEVDRHLRAQSRYEDQAGLLADRLGMHVAYAVCVEREPERPGEPRGQYGTALLSTLPLEGASTTLLPCFEGSEQRGLLDATVHADGRDLRVLGTHLQWDREDERVEQARVVVDTLDDRPTVLLGDLNTEPGSPTHRVLAERLVDAWAEVGEGPGHTWENDEPPRRIDYVWCGGGVRPVAAQVLPSVASDHAALRVEVELPG from the coding sequence GTGACGCGCCTCGTCCTGCTGACCTACAACATCCACAGCGGCATCGGTCTCGACGGCGTGCTCGACCTGGCGCGCATCGCCGACGTCGTCGAGGCGAGCGGAGCCCAGGTCGTGGCGCTGCAGGAGGTGGACCGGCACCTGCGCGCCCAGAGCCGCTACGAGGACCAGGCCGGCCTGCTCGCCGACCGGCTCGGGATGCACGTGGCGTATGCCGTGTGCGTGGAGCGGGAGCCGGAGCGCCCGGGGGAGCCGCGGGGTCAGTACGGCACCGCCCTGCTGAGCACGCTGCCCCTGGAGGGGGCGTCGACCACCCTGCTGCCGTGCTTCGAGGGGAGCGAGCAGCGTGGGCTGCTCGACGCCACGGTCCACGCGGACGGCCGGGACCTGCGGGTGCTCGGCACGCACCTGCAGTGGGACCGCGAGGACGAGCGGGTGGAGCAGGCGCGGGTGGTGGTCGACACCCTCGACGACCGGCCGACGGTGCTGCTCGGCGACCTCAACACCGAGCCCGGGTCCCCGACCCACCGCGTGCTGGCGGAGCGGCTGGTCGACGCCTGGGCGGAGGTCGGCGAGGGTCCCGGGCACACCTGGGAGAACGACGAGCCGCCCCGGCGGATCGACTACGTGTGGTGCGGTGGGGGCGTGCGGCCGGTGGCGGCGCAGGTGCTCCCATCGGTGGCGTCCGACCACGC
- a CDS encoding GNAT family N-acetyltransferase, with the protein MTRTTKAAAVDPGALMVRPLDAATWPAYAALMERHNGVFGGCWCTYFHTMAAEKTYDADSNRELKERLVRTGGAHAALVFDGDEAVAWCQYGPPSELPNIYHRKEYDETSEREPDYRITCLFVDKRYRRSGVSAVAVQGVLDLVAAAGGGLVEAYPHDNGGKKVSVLYTGTRALFERAGFGYDRPKGTRNCVMSRTVAPAG; encoded by the coding sequence ATGACGAGGACGACCAAGGCGGCGGCCGTCGACCCGGGGGCGCTCATGGTCAGGCCGCTCGACGCCGCGACCTGGCCGGCATACGCAGCCCTCATGGAGCGGCACAACGGGGTGTTCGGCGGGTGCTGGTGCACGTACTTCCACACCATGGCCGCGGAGAAGACCTACGACGCCGACAGCAACCGCGAGCTCAAGGAGCGGCTGGTCCGCACCGGGGGCGCCCACGCCGCCCTCGTGTTCGACGGCGACGAGGCCGTCGCCTGGTGCCAGTACGGCCCACCGTCGGAGCTGCCGAACATCTACCACCGCAAGGAGTACGACGAGACGAGCGAGCGCGAGCCCGACTACCGGATCACCTGCCTGTTCGTCGACAAGCGGTACCGGCGCTCGGGAGTCTCGGCCGTGGCCGTGCAGGGGGTGCTCGACCTCGTGGCGGCTGCGGGCGGCGGCCTGGTCGAGGCATACCCCCACGACAACGGGGGAAAGAAGGTCTCGGTGCTCTACACCGGGACCCGCGCGCTGTTCGAGCGCGCCGGCTTCGGCTACGACCGCCCGAAGGGCACGCGCAACTGCGTCATGAGCCGGACGGTCGCCCCTGCCGGCTGA
- a CDS encoding DUF3806 domain-containing protein, which translates to MAWFGRRRDERAEPDDAAEAGGASDGLDLSTAGATLLDDGESLRPVVAPIGAEERGRIDAALAALAEEGVDVDDLDSLSAGLDAAYRAWEQSPEGARPDHAAVVERYALGIGEHLERHTDLDWQVVTDVFGTDLALTEGFKGTFVVVPHNLVAGRWMRGETGWVPGVVGHMVRRRNRR; encoded by the coding sequence ATGGCCTGGTTCGGGCGTCGACGGGACGAGCGCGCCGAGCCCGACGACGCCGCGGAGGCCGGTGGGGCCTCGGACGGCCTGGACCTGTCCACCGCAGGAGCGACCCTGCTGGACGACGGCGAGTCGCTGCGGCCCGTGGTCGCGCCCATCGGCGCCGAGGAGCGCGGGCGGATCGACGCGGCGCTGGCCGCCCTGGCGGAGGAGGGCGTCGACGTCGACGACCTCGACTCCCTCTCCGCCGGCCTCGACGCGGCCTACCGGGCGTGGGAGCAGTCGCCCGAGGGCGCGCGCCCGGACCACGCCGCGGTCGTGGAGCGGTACGCCCTCGGCATCGGCGAGCACCTCGAGCGGCACACCGACCTCGACTGGCAGGTGGTGACCGACGTGTTCGGCACAGACCTGGCCCTCACCGAGGGCTTCAAGGGGACGTTCGTCGTCGTGCCGCACAACCTCGTGGCGGGGCGCTGGATGCGGGGCGAGACTGGCTGGGTGCCGGGCGTGGTCGGCCACATGGTCCGGCGCCGCAACCGCCGCTGA
- a CDS encoding sugar O-acetyltransferase, producing MRGERRLPTRTPESREFAARVQVVMGLTARLNALPFDDLDGRRVLLTEIFGGPVPDSLTVLPPFFCDHGLGASFGERVFINQGCYFLDLGGITIGDRVLIGPRVTLTTAGHPVEPAERFDFITAAPIVIEDDVWIGAAATICPGVTIGRGSVVGAGAVVAKDVPPMSVVTGTSAVERRRLTSH from the coding sequence GTGCGCGGGGAACGCCGCCTGCCCACCCGGACTCCCGAGTCGCGGGAGTTCGCCGCGCGCGTGCAGGTCGTGATGGGGCTGACGGCGCGGCTCAACGCGCTGCCCTTCGACGACCTCGACGGGCGCCGGGTCCTGCTGACCGAGATCTTCGGCGGTCCGGTCCCGGACTCGCTGACCGTCCTGCCGCCCTTCTTCTGCGACCACGGGCTCGGTGCCTCCTTCGGCGAGCGCGTCTTCATCAACCAGGGCTGCTACTTCCTCGACCTCGGCGGCATCACGATCGGCGACCGCGTCCTCATCGGCCCGCGCGTCACCCTCACCACCGCCGGGCACCCCGTCGAGCCCGCCGAACGGTTCGACTTCATCACGGCGGCGCCCATCGTCATCGAGGACGACGTGTGGATCGGCGCGGCCGCGACCATCTGCCCCGGGGTGACCATCGGGCGCGGCTCGGTCGTCGGGGCGGGCGCCGTCGTGGCCAAGGACGTGCCGCCGATGAGCGTCGTCACCGGCACGAGCGCCGTGGAACGGCGTCGCCTGACGTCGCACTGA
- a CDS encoding ATP-binding protein, producing MDPIRNPYAPGAGQRPPELAGRDEQLHAFDVVLERVSRGRPERSVVLTGLRGVGKTVLLNALRSAAVRAHWGTGKLEARPDQRLRRPLSAALHVAVRELGHPAGDEVDQVLGVIKAFAQRDTAPGAKLRERWNPGIDAPAATGRADSGDIEIDLVELLTDVGGLAADVGRGVAVFIDEMQDLGPEDVSALCAACHEISQSGLPVIVVGAGLPHLPAVLSASKSYSERLFRYQRIDRLDRSAADLALVAPAEDEEAGFTPEALEAMYAATAGYPYFIQAYGKVAWDVAPRSPITFDDVAVAAPEAEAELAVGFFGSRYERATPAEREYLRAMADAATASVEAGGDLDDIESVATSEVAAVLGRKPQSLSPARDALLKKGLIYSGERGRIAFTVPHFGRYLRTTA from the coding sequence GTGGACCCGATCCGGAACCCGTACGCCCCCGGCGCGGGGCAGCGCCCGCCCGAGCTCGCCGGTCGTGACGAGCAGCTGCACGCCTTCGACGTCGTGCTCGAGCGGGTCTCGCGCGGCCGCCCGGAACGCTCGGTCGTCCTCACCGGGCTGCGTGGGGTCGGCAAGACCGTGCTGCTCAACGCGCTGCGCTCGGCCGCCGTCCGCGCCCACTGGGGCACCGGCAAGCTCGAGGCCCGTCCCGACCAGCGGCTGCGCCGTCCCCTCTCGGCTGCCCTGCACGTCGCGGTCCGCGAGCTCGGGCACCCCGCCGGCGACGAGGTCGACCAGGTGCTCGGCGTCATCAAGGCGTTCGCCCAGCGCGACACCGCCCCCGGCGCCAAGCTGCGCGAGCGGTGGAACCCCGGAATCGACGCCCCTGCCGCCACCGGCCGCGCCGACTCCGGCGACATCGAGATCGACCTGGTCGAGCTGCTCACCGACGTGGGCGGGCTCGCCGCCGACGTCGGACGCGGTGTCGCCGTCTTCATCGACGAGATGCAGGACCTCGGCCCCGAGGACGTCTCGGCCCTCTGCGCCGCCTGCCACGAGATCAGCCAGTCCGGGCTGCCGGTGATCGTGGTCGGCGCCGGGCTGCCGCACCTGCCGGCGGTGCTGTCGGCGAGCAAGTCCTACTCCGAGCGCCTGTTCCGATACCAGCGCATCGATCGCCTCGACCGCAGCGCGGCCGACCTCGCGCTCGTCGCGCCCGCCGAGGACGAGGAGGCGGGGTTCACGCCGGAGGCCCTCGAGGCGATGTATGCCGCGACCGCCGGCTACCCGTACTTCATCCAGGCGTACGGCAAGGTCGCGTGGGACGTCGCGCCCCGCTCGCCGATCACCTTCGACGACGTCGCCGTCGCGGCACCCGAGGCCGAGGCAGAGCTCGCCGTCGGGTTCTTCGGGTCCCGCTACGAGCGGGCCACCCCGGCCGAGCGCGAGTACCTGCGGGCGATGGCGGACGCCGCCACGGCCTCGGTCGAGGCGGGTGGCGACCTCGACGACATCGAGTCCGTCGCGACATCGGAGGTCGCCGCGGTCCTCGGTCGCAAGCCGCAGTCACTCTCTCCGGCGCGGGACGCCCTGCTGAAGAAGGGGCTCATCTACTCGGGCGAGCGGGGCCGGATCGCCTTCACCGTGCCGCACTTCGGCCGCTACCTGCGCACGACCGCCTGA
- a CDS encoding Fpg/Nei family DNA glycosylase: MPELPEVQALVDFLAERTAGLAVTGVELGSFSVLKTFDPPPQALAGVPVDSVSRHGKFVDLDCDGIHLVFHLARAGWLRWSDAIPNTVLRPGKSPIALRTRFSDGSGFDLTEAGTKKRLAAYLVRDPHDVPGIATLGPDPLADDFTREAFGALLAGRRAQVKGLLRDQGFIAGIGNAYSDEILHVAKMSPFAMASSLDEAAVDRLYAALRETLAGAVAAASGKPAVELKDAKRAGMRVHGRTGETCPVCGDTVREVSFADSSLQYCATCQTGGKPLADRRMSRLLK; the protein is encoded by the coding sequence GTGCCGGAGCTGCCCGAGGTCCAGGCGCTCGTCGACTTCCTCGCCGAGCGGACTGCCGGGCTGGCCGTGACCGGGGTCGAGCTGGGGTCGTTCTCGGTGCTCAAGACGTTCGACCCACCGCCGCAGGCGCTCGCGGGCGTGCCGGTCGACTCGGTGTCGCGGCACGGCAAGTTCGTCGACCTCGACTGCGACGGCATCCACCTCGTCTTCCACCTCGCCCGGGCCGGCTGGCTGCGCTGGTCCGACGCGATCCCGAACACCGTCCTGCGGCCGGGCAAGTCGCCGATCGCGCTGCGCACCCGCTTCTCCGACGGCTCGGGCTTCGACCTCACCGAGGCCGGCACCAAGAAGCGGCTCGCGGCGTACCTCGTGCGCGACCCCCACGACGTGCCCGGCATCGCGACGCTCGGGCCCGACCCGCTCGCCGACGACTTCACCCGCGAGGCGTTCGGCGCCCTGCTCGCCGGGCGGCGGGCCCAGGTCAAGGGGCTGCTGCGCGACCAGGGCTTCATCGCCGGCATCGGCAACGCCTACTCCGACGAGATCCTGCACGTCGCCAAGATGTCGCCGTTCGCGATGGCGTCCAGCCTCGACGAGGCGGCCGTCGACCGGCTGTACGCCGCGCTGCGCGAGACGCTCGCCGGCGCCGTGGCCGCCGCCTCGGGCAAGCCGGCCGTCGAGCTCAAGGACGCCAAGCGGGCGGGGATGCGGGTGCACGGCCGCACGGGCGAGACCTGCCCCGTGTGCGGCGACACCGTGCGCGAGGTCTCCTTCGCGGACTCCTCGCTGCAGTACTGCGCCACCTGCCAGACCGGCGGCAAGCCGCTGGCCGACCGCCGCATGTCGCGCCTGCTCAAGTAG
- a CDS encoding fructosamine kinase family protein: MRPTSPGEWTTAPGGQAMSSEEVFRKGSATAPAGYFRWEAAGLAWLGAAPGGAPVAEVLDEAEDHLDLRRLVFANPDPASAEALGAGLARTHDAGAPAFGAAPEGWEGDGYLGPVSELLPLPLRPVDTWGEFYAAQRILPVVAMAVDRGLYRRSDTAVFEAVARRVAGGEFDDGSTPARLHGDLWSGNVLWTPAGAVLIDPAAHGGHRETDLAMLALFGCPHWDFVIGGYLEQHRLDSEWPRRVGLHQLHPLLVHAVLFGGDYAKRALEVARRYR; encoded by the coding sequence GTGCGCCCGACGAGCCCCGGGGAGTGGACGACGGCCCCCGGTGGGCAGGCGATGAGCTCCGAGGAGGTCTTCCGCAAGGGAAGTGCGACCGCCCCGGCCGGCTACTTCCGCTGGGAGGCGGCCGGGCTCGCGTGGCTGGGCGCAGCGCCGGGCGGCGCCCCCGTGGCCGAGGTGCTGGACGAGGCAGAGGACCACCTCGACCTGCGGCGACTGGTGTTCGCCAACCCCGACCCGGCCTCGGCCGAGGCCCTCGGTGCGGGCCTGGCCCGCACCCACGACGCCGGGGCACCGGCCTTCGGGGCAGCACCGGAGGGCTGGGAGGGCGACGGCTACCTCGGCCCGGTCTCCGAGCTGCTGCCGCTCCCGCTCCGGCCGGTCGACACCTGGGGGGAGTTCTACGCGGCGCAGCGGATCCTCCCGGTGGTGGCGATGGCGGTCGATAGGGGTCTCTACCGCAGATCCGATACAGCGGTGTTCGAGGCCGTCGCCCGCAGGGTCGCGGGCGGCGAGTTCGACGACGGCAGCACGCCCGCTCGGCTGCACGGCGACCTGTGGTCGGGCAACGTGCTGTGGACCCCGGCGGGCGCGGTGCTCATCGACCCCGCGGCGCACGGCGGCCACCGGGAGACCGACCTGGCGATGCTCGCGCTGTTCGGCTGCCCGCACTGGGACTTCGTCATCGGGGGCTACCTCGAGCAGCACCGGCTGGACTCGGAGTGGCCGCGCCGGGTGGGGCTGCACCAGCTGCACCCGCTGCTCGTGCACGCCGTCCTGTTCGGCGGGGACTACGCCAAACGCGCCCTGGAGGTGGCGCGACGCTACCGCTGA
- a CDS encoding App1 family protein — MARPHAAAIVEDAWHRRVDAVLRGRGWQTRIVAHTGYGSEEWARVLGRVLLTRRNASGQREDVGASSAQLRSAEEERRGWRAFITAPAMNVPVTIVLGSKRIHTRTDRSGYIDVKVKDHGLPPGWAEATITSVDAETVQAAVMLVGRDQRLGLISDIDDTVISTSLPRPMIAAWNTFVKSENARHVVPGMATMYRELLAASPGAPMVYVSTGAWNTAPTLTRFLRRHGYPAGPLLLTDWGPTNTGWFRSGQDHKRACLHRLANEFPHIRWVLVGDDGQHDPKIYGDFARQRPDRVEAIAIRELTPSEQVLSHGIPVSLEELTPSRDRHEKDVPVCRAGDGYGLLQLLRVALRTPAGDGGL, encoded by the coding sequence ATGGCTCGACCGCACGCCGCCGCCATCGTCGAGGACGCCTGGCACCGCCGGGTCGACGCCGTGCTCCGCGGCCGGGGCTGGCAGACGCGGATCGTCGCGCACACCGGCTACGGCAGCGAGGAGTGGGCGCGGGTGCTCGGGCGGGTGCTGCTCACGCGGCGCAACGCCTCCGGCCAGCGTGAGGACGTCGGCGCCTCTTCGGCGCAGCTGCGCTCGGCGGAGGAGGAGCGGCGGGGGTGGCGCGCCTTCATCACCGCCCCCGCCATGAACGTCCCCGTCACGATCGTCCTCGGCAGCAAGCGGATCCACACGCGGACGGATCGCAGCGGCTACATCGACGTCAAGGTCAAGGACCACGGGCTGCCGCCCGGGTGGGCCGAGGCGACCATCACCTCGGTCGACGCCGAGACCGTGCAGGCGGCCGTCATGCTGGTCGGCCGCGACCAACGGCTCGGCCTGATCAGCGACATCGACGACACGGTCATCTCGACCTCGCTGCCGCGGCCGATGATCGCGGCCTGGAACACCTTCGTGAAGAGCGAGAACGCGCGCCACGTCGTGCCGGGCATGGCGACGATGTACCGGGAGCTGCTGGCCGCCTCGCCGGGCGCCCCGATGGTCTACGTCTCGACGGGCGCCTGGAACACGGCGCCCACCCTGACCCGCTTCCTGCGCCGCCACGGCTACCCGGCCGGCCCGCTCCTGCTCACCGACTGGGGCCCGACCAACACGGGGTGGTTCCGCAGCGGACAGGACCACAAGCGGGCCTGCCTGCACCGCCTCGCGAACGAGTTCCCGCACATCCGCTGGGTCCTGGTCGGCGACGACGGCCAGCACGACCCGAAGATCTACGGCGACTTCGCCCGCCAGCGTCCCGACCGGGTGGAGGCCATCGCGATCCGCGAGCTGACGCCGTCGGAGCAGGTGCTGTCGCACGGCATACCGGTGTCGCTCGAGGAGCTCACCCCCTCGCGCGACCGGCACGAGAAGGACGTGCCCGTCTGCCGGGCCGGCGACGGGTACGGACTGCTGCAGCTGCTGCGGGTCGCCCTGCGAACCCCGGCCGGTGACGGCGGCCTCTGA
- a CDS encoding carbohydrate kinase family protein: MSARVAAVVGGVSWNHVIDVPRLPSGRTETLFATASRTGIGATGSGKSLNLARLGFDTRLHALVGEDDEGDLAVDILEAAGVRVHRVPDPQGTERHVNLMDPQGRRTSVYVNDSSTDPPVTTEDLGDFLDGADYAWVNLSNYARRALPALAARGMPAWVDVHDWDGVSAHHQEFVDAAAYLFMSDAGHPDALGLAAMLAPTRELVVVTHGSRGATAFVGAGDPVHVPARPVEAVDPNGAGDAFCAGVMYGHSRGWDWRRSLEAGAVVAAGCVASPHLADPHLTPQQVDRLVDAG; this comes from the coding sequence GTGAGCGCACGCGTGGCCGCCGTCGTCGGCGGCGTCAGCTGGAACCACGTCATCGACGTGCCGCGACTGCCCAGCGGCCGCACCGAGACCCTGTTCGCCACGGCGTCGCGGACGGGCATCGGTGCCACCGGGTCGGGCAAGTCGCTCAACCTCGCGCGGCTCGGCTTCGACACCCGGCTGCACGCTCTGGTCGGGGAGGACGACGAGGGCGACCTGGCCGTCGACATCCTGGAGGCCGCGGGGGTCCGGGTGCACCGGGTCCCCGACCCGCAGGGGACCGAGCGCCACGTCAACCTCATGGACCCGCAGGGGCGCCGCACCAGCGTGTACGTCAACGACAGCAGCACGGACCCGCCGGTGACGACCGAGGACCTGGGCGACTTCCTCGACGGGGCCGACTACGCGTGGGTCAACCTGTCCAACTACGCCCGTCGGGCGCTGCCCGCCCTGGCCGCGCGCGGGATGCCGGCCTGGGTCGACGTGCACGACTGGGACGGCGTCTCGGCCCACCACCAGGAGTTCGTCGACGCCGCGGCATACCTCTTCATGTCCGACGCGGGGCACCCGGACGCGCTCGGGCTCGCGGCGATGCTCGCGCCCACCCGCGAGCTGGTCGTCGTCACGCACGGCAGCCGTGGCGCGACGGCGTTCGTGGGGGCGGGCGACCCCGTGCACGTCCCGGCCCGGCCGGTCGAGGCGGTCGACCCGAACGGCGCCGGGGACGCGTTCTGCGCGGGGGTCATGTACGGGCACAGCCGGGGCTGGGACTGGCGCCGCTCGCTCGAGGCCGGTGCGGTGGTCGCGGCGGGGTGCGTGGCCTCACCCCACCTCGCGGACCCCCACCTCACGCCGCAGCAGGTGGACCGGCTCGTGGACGCCGGATGA
- a CDS encoding GAF and ANTAR domain-containing protein has product MDTETTQGLDAAQRLMDDLAGSLDGLDDLTPYLERLVQSVNRTIDGCDAVGVTVVMEDRPRTAAYTTAGTLEIDAVQYAVGDGPCLDAFRNGRENLVDLTGGEMRWPAFIAGCDPGEVQTLLAVPLTSAGRRFGALNLYAHERNAFDAIEIAVVRIAAGRAAEAIAAAVELAGARAVAAQMEQAMASRAVIEQAKGVLMGRHGIDEVVAFEMLRKQSQEQNLKLRVLAAQVVSEVTSSRSEAM; this is encoded by the coding sequence GTGGACACGGAGACGACGCAGGGCCTGGACGCGGCCCAGCGGCTGATGGACGACCTGGCCGGCTCGCTGGACGGGCTCGACGACCTCACGCCGTACCTCGAGCGCCTGGTGCAGTCGGTCAACCGCACCATCGACGGCTGCGACGCCGTGGGCGTCACCGTGGTCATGGAGGACCGGCCGCGCACCGCGGCATACACCACCGCCGGCACGCTCGAGATCGACGCCGTCCAGTACGCCGTGGGCGACGGACCGTGCCTCGACGCCTTCCGCAACGGCCGCGAGAACCTCGTCGACCTCACCGGCGGCGAGATGCGCTGGCCGGCCTTCATCGCGGGGTGCGACCCGGGTGAGGTGCAGACCCTCCTCGCCGTGCCGCTGACGTCGGCCGGACGGCGCTTCGGGGCGCTCAACCTCTACGCCCACGAGCGCAACGCCTTCGACGCCATCGAGATCGCCGTGGTGCGCATCGCCGCAGGTCGGGCGGCCGAGGCCATCGCGGCCGCGGTCGAGCTCGCGGGTGCCCGCGCCGTCGCCGCGCAGATGGAGCAGGCGATGGCCAGCCGGGCCGTCATCGAGCAGGCCAAGGGAGTCCTCATGGGGCGCCACGGCATCGACGAGGTGGTGGCCTTCGAGATGCTCCGCAAGCAGTCCCAGGAGCAGAACCTCAAGCTCCGGGTGCTCGCCGCCCAGGTGGTGTCAGAGGTCACTTCTTCCCGTTCCGAGGCGATGTGA
- a CDS encoding mycothiol transferase translates to MELGEVLVDAFERIRDGVHDAVEGLDPDQLATRPTPHANSIAWLVWHLARVQDDHVADVAGLEQVWTAQDWHGRFGLPFGPEVTGYGQSSDDVAKVSGLTAEQLTGYLDAVHEQTVGYVATLTPDDLSRVVDERWDPPVTLGVRLVSVVNDDQQHVGQAAFVRGLLEDA, encoded by the coding sequence ATGGAGCTCGGCGAGGTGCTGGTGGACGCGTTCGAACGGATCCGCGACGGGGTGCACGACGCGGTCGAGGGCCTGGACCCCGACCAGCTCGCGACCCGCCCCACCCCGCACGCGAACTCCATCGCGTGGCTCGTCTGGCACCTCGCCCGGGTGCAGGACGACCACGTGGCCGACGTCGCGGGCCTCGAGCAGGTCTGGACGGCCCAGGACTGGCACGGCCGGTTCGGCCTCCCGTTCGGGCCCGAGGTGACCGGCTACGGACAGTCGTCCGACGACGTGGCGAAGGTGTCCGGGCTCACCGCCGAGCAGCTGACGGGGTACCTCGACGCCGTCCACGAGCAGACGGTCGGGTACGTCGCCACCCTGACGCCCGACGACCTCTCGCGCGTCGTCGACGAGCGCTGGGACCCGCCGGTCACCCTCGGCGTGCGGCTTGTCAGCGTCGTCAACGACGACCAGCAGCACGTCGGGCAGGCGGCCTTCGTCCGCGGCCTGCTCGAGGACGCCTGA
- a CDS encoding rhodanese-like domain-containing protein yields MDIPQVSVHEVPDDAVVLDVREQDEWDAGHAPGAVHIPLGDLPSRLDALPDTDAETLAVVCRSGGRSARAVAWLSQQGFDVANVEGGMKAWEVAGKQLVADGAAATVK; encoded by the coding sequence ATGGACATTCCCCAGGTCTCCGTGCACGAGGTCCCCGACGACGCGGTCGTCCTCGACGTCCGCGAGCAGGACGAGTGGGACGCCGGCCACGCGCCGGGTGCGGTCCACATCCCGCTCGGTGACCTGCCGTCGCGCCTGGACGCCCTGCCGGACACCGACGCGGAGACGCTGGCCGTCGTCTGCCGCAGCGGCGGTCGCTCCGCCCGGGCCGTGGCCTGGCTCTCGCAGCAGGGCTTCGACGTCGCGAACGTCGAGGGCGGCATGAAGGCGTGGGAGGTCGCGGGCAAGCAGCTCGTGGCCGACGGCGCAGCGGCCACGGTCAAGTAG
- a CDS encoding aminoglycoside phosphotransferase family protein: MHPRQAAVDRVVRSTQHALRHHPDPGPALDRLGERLLDLAERWDLDLGEAYDEGLGGLVLSVRSGSRPAVLKVDAATPAFRAQVATLVAAQGRGYAAVLASDVPLGAVLLERLGPSLACAGLPPGRQVAHLLGPVQRTWELAAEVVPQGPPAHLPGGGKAEQLAGILRTLPARVLSPGQRRRWAPALEEAGGLAARLAATRDPAREVLCHGDPHPGNALLAPGAPAGSPAYKLVDPDGLVTEREYDLGVVLRDFSRELLAAPSREAALDLHGSWCRQAASATGTEAERVRQWSFVERVTTGLYLQWFHDDDTAASFLDSALLLSGGEPDPG, translated from the coding sequence GTGCACCCCCGACAGGCTGCCGTGGACCGGGTGGTCCGGAGCACGCAGCACGCCCTGCGCCACCACCCCGACCCGGGACCTGCGCTCGACCGGCTCGGGGAGCGCCTGCTGGACCTGGCCGAGCGGTGGGACCTCGACCTCGGGGAGGCCTACGACGAGGGCCTCGGCGGCCTCGTCCTGTCCGTCCGGTCCGGCTCCCGGCCGGCCGTCCTCAAGGTGGACGCGGCGACACCCGCCTTCCGTGCCCAGGTCGCCACCCTCGTCGCGGCGCAGGGTCGCGGGTATGCCGCGGTGCTGGCGAGCGACGTCCCACTGGGCGCCGTGCTCCTCGAGCGGCTCGGGCCGAGCCTGGCCTGCGCCGGGCTGCCGCCGGGTCGGCAGGTGGCCCACCTGCTGGGGCCGGTGCAGCGCACGTGGGAGCTCGCCGCCGAGGTCGTCCCGCAGGGTCCGCCGGCCCACCTTCCCGGCGGCGGCAAGGCGGAGCAGCTCGCCGGCATCCTGCGCACGCTGCCCGCCCGCGTCCTGTCACCCGGGCAGCGACGGCGCTGGGCACCGGCGCTGGAGGAGGCCGGCGGGCTCGCCGCCCGCCTGGCCGCGACCCGCGACCCGGCGCGTGAGGTCCTGTGCCACGGCGACCCCCACCCCGGGAACGCGCTGCTCGCGCCGGGCGCACCGGCAGGCTCGCCGGCATACAAGCTGGTCGACCCGGACGGGCTCGTGACCGAGCGGGAGTACGACCTCGGCGTCGTGCTCCGCGACTTCAGCCGCGAGCTGCTCGCGGCTCCGAGCCGCGAGGCCGCCCTCGACCTGCACGGGTCGTGGTGCCGCCAGGCCGCCTCGGCGACCGGAACGGAGGCCGAGCGCGTGCGGCAGTGGTCGTTCGTCGAGCGGGTGACCACGGGGCTGTACCTGCAGTGGTTCCACGACGACGACACCGCCGCGTCGTTCCTCGACTCGGCTCTCCTGCTGTCCGGCGGGGAGCCGGACCCGGGCTGA
- the soxR gene encoding redox-sensitive transcriptional activator SoxR: MDTHDVLTVSQVAARSGFAPSALRFYEKEGLIRAGRTPGGQRRYERSVLRRLAFIRAAGNVGLSLEEIREQLDGLPAGRTPTKSDWHRISAHWRGRLDEQVAALEALRDKLDSCIGCGCLSLKQCSISNTFDEAAGSEEAPGAAYLPRLLRRPPRVAP; encoded by the coding sequence GTGGACACCCACGACGTGCTCACGGTCTCGCAGGTCGCCGCACGCAGCGGCTTCGCGCCGTCGGCCCTGCGCTTCTACGAGAAGGAGGGCCTGATCCGGGCCGGGCGCACCCCCGGCGGCCAGCGCCGGTACGAACGCAGCGTCCTGCGCCGCCTCGCCTTCATCCGCGCCGCGGGGAACGTGGGCCTGTCGCTGGAGGAGATCCGCGAGCAGCTCGACGGCCTGCCCGCGGGACGCACCCCCACCAAGTCGGACTGGCACCGCATCTCCGCGCACTGGCGCGGCCGACTCGACGAACAGGTCGCGGCCCTCGAGGCGCTGCGGGACAAGCTCGACTCCTGCATCGGCTGCGGCTGCCTGTCGCTCAAGCAGTGCTCCATCTCCAACACCTTCGACGAGGCGGCCGGCTCCGAGGAGGCGCCGGGCGCGGCATACCTGCCCCGGCTCCTGCGCCGCCCGCCGAGGGTGGCGCCGTGA